GGTCCAATTCTAGAGGATGAGGAAGAACCTATGATACCCTCACCTATTCCACAAGCTGCAGCTACCAAGCGAAAGCCAGGAAGACCCCCGGGCAGAAGAAATATTGTAGCATCCCCCCTCAGCTTCTTGGGAGTTGGagcgagaagaagaaaaatcacaAAGTCCCAACCCTCTCCCTCAAGGAAAAAAAACCCCTAATTCAGCCTCTCTTTCAGAAGCAACCTCTCGTGGTAAAACTGGTAGAGCAGGAACTGCTGTAACCCTCAGAAGAAGAACTGTGAAACCTTCAATTCCCTCTCTCTCTGCATCACAACGAAGGCAAGGAGCGGATTTTCGGAATCCGTCCTCTCCTCTTCCTTAAAGATAGTATGCTGGAACTGCCAAGGGGTGGGGAACCCCTGGACAGTTCGTCGTCTCGGGGACATCTGTAAAAAGTAGACccaaatattattttcctttAAGAGACCAAAAATCCCCATAATGTGGTTGCTAAGAAGCTAGAAAAACTCAGACTCTCAAACCTTAAAACCATACCTCCACATGGAGTTGCTGGAGGAGGCTTAGCTCTACTCTGGAAAGATGGCATTGATCTAGAGATAATCTCCTCCTGCAAAATTTATTTCGACACTCGCATTAGCTATGAAGGAAACCTGAGCTATGCTACATTCGTGTATGAAAATccagataaaaaagaaaagaaaacagaccTGGGACTATCTGACGGCTCTAGCTCTGATCAGAAATGCCCCTGGTTTATCTCTGGAGATTTCAACGACCTTACAGGTAATTGCGAGAAAGAGGGAGGCCTTCCACGTTCTGAAAAATCCTTTGATGACTTCAGAACCTTCTTATCTGAAGGTGACCTTTATGACCTTCAACATACAGGTAACTGTCTATCTTGGAGAGGGAAGAGAGGTGATTTTAACGTCAAATGCCGACTAGATAGGGCCCTCTCCAATAGCTCTTGGGCTGAACTCTACCCCTCAGGGAGATGTGAGTACCTCCGCTTTGAAAGCTCAGACCATAGACCCCTTATAACCTTCTTTGAGCCCCTacgcaagaaaaaaaagaaggtattTTCAGATATAATCGATGTCTAAGCAAGAACGAGAAAGTGCAGAAACTCATTGAGGACACCTGGACAGAATATGCATAATCAAGAGTCAAGCTAAAGATTGATAAGTGCAGAACAGTTATCATCAAATGGTCCAAGGCACAACAagctgaaaacaaaaccaacttgGAAAGTCTGAAGCAACAAATCGATCAACTAATGTCGGATGCAAACCCTGATGAAAACCGTCTCAAAAGCCTAACTGATGAACTACATGCCGCCTATAAGCGAGAAGAGGAATATTGGCAGCAAAGAAGCAGAAAATTATGGCTTAATTTGGGGGACAGAAACACAGGTTTCTTTCATGCATCtacaaagaagagaaaattcCTAAACAAATTCTATGTTTTAGAAATAACAGATGGCAGTCCAGTTTACACAGAAGAAGAGATAACAGTTACACTGGAAAACTATTTCAAGAATATATTCACACCAGTGGAGAGAGACAATGGCATAATGGAGAGTGTTATAAGTGAAGCAATAGCCCCGAGAATCTCAGAGGAAACTAACGAGAGACTTATAAAGTTACCTGAGGCAAAAGAGATAAAGGAGGCCCTTTTCTCCATTCACCCTGGAAAGGCACCGGGACCCGATGGCTTTTCAGCATGTTTCTTCCAGTCAAACTGGAACATAGTGGGTCAAGATGTTATTAAAGAAGTGCAAGAGTTTTTCATCACTGGTGTAATGCAAAGAACATCAAATGAAACTCACCTGTGGCTCATCCCAAAGGTTACCAGCCCTAAATCTGTTGCTGACTACAGGCTCATTGCTCTGTGCAATGTGAGTTACAAAGTCATCTCAAAAATCCTCACGAAGCGTCTCCAACCTCTCCTTGAGAACCTCATAACTGAAACCCAATCTGCACTTGTACCAAAGCGAGCCATTTCAGATAATGTCTTAATAACCCACGAGATACTACACTATCTGAAGAAATCAAAAGCTCAAAGACATTGCTATATGGCCATCAAGACCGATATGAGTAAAGCCTATGATAGGCTAGAATGAGATTTCATCAAATCTACACTCCTACGGCTTGGGTTTCATACTACTTGGACAAATTGGATTATGCAATGCGTGTCTACAGTCTGCTATGCGTTCATTATCAATGATGCAACAAGAGGACATGTCAAGCCAGGCAGAGGTATCAGACAGGGTGACCCCCTATCCCCTTACCTATTTATCCTCTGCAGTAAACTTTTATCAAGCCTCTGCATTTTGGGTCAATCTAATGGGAAGTTCAAGGGAATCAAACTAGCGACAGGCTCCCCGTGCATAAATCATCTGCTTTTTGCAGATGATACTATGTTCTTTTGTAAGGCTAATGCAAGTAATGCTCATGTGCTAAACAAGATCCTATCGACCTACGCAACATAGTCAGGTCAACTGATTAATACCTAGAAGTCAGCTATCTCATTCTCCCGCAAAACCAGTCAGGCAAGAAAAGACCAAATCAAGCAAACATTTGGAATCAAAAATGATGGGGGCTTTGGAAAGTACCTAGGACTGCCAGAGCAGTTTGGTAGACGTAAAAAGGACATCTTCGCCGGTATAGTGGGTCGCATCAAACTGAAATCTATCAGCTGGTCCACAAAATTCCTCTCGCGAGCCGGTAAGATGATTATGCTGAGAACAGTCCTTGCCTCCATGCCCACACATGCAATGTCGTGCTTCAAACTTCCCCGATCACTCTGTGCCCAAATCCAATCTATATTGACTAGATTCTGGTGGGATTCTGCAcctgaaacaagaaaaatgtCTTGGATCTCCTGGAAAAACATGGCAAGACCGAAGAAGCTTGGTGGTTTAAGATTTAAGGACATCTCTACCTTTAATGATGCTCTTCTAGCTAAGATCGGCTGGAGAATACTGAGGAATCTGTCTTGTCTGCTAGCTTGATGTCTCTTAGGGAAATACTGCACAGAAGAAAGTTTTTTGTCAGTAAAACCAACTAAAGCCTCCTCTCATGGATGGAGGAGTGTTCTCATTGGAAGAGACTTGTTGATTAAGCACCTGGGATGGGTAGTTGGTTCAGGCTCATCTAGCAACGTATGGAACGGCCCCTGGTTATCGTCAACTGAGCAACTTCGCCCTTATGGACCCGCCCCTGATGAGTTCAAAGATATCCAAGTGGCTAATTTGATGCTCGAAGGATCCCCTGATTGGGATCACTGGAAACTGGAGCTAGTCCTCCCTTTCCACAAGTACCAGGTGCTCCAGATCAAACCTTCTCTGTGTAACGCCTCTGATGAACTGGTCTGGCTCAAAACAGCCTCAGGTGACTACTCCACGAAATCTGGCTACAATGCTCAATCTGAAAGCCTGTCTCTGGTGGAACCAGTAACCCCTGAGGCCTCCCTTGATTGGTTTGCAAACGTATGGGATCTCAAAACCTCAGAGAAGATTAAAGTCTTCCTCTAGAACTCACTACACGATGGATTACCAGTGGGAGAACAGTTTGCAATCAGGAACATCCCAATCTCAAGCCAATGCCCTCGCTGTCCTGAAGTTGAAACGATCTTACACATGATTTTCACATGTGAATTCTCCAAAGAAGTATGGAGCTTGGCGCCGCTTGGTACCCCTGTAACCCTGGACCTTATACTCAACACAACTACTAGTCTCGACCTCATTAGAAGAATCCCATCACTGCCACCGATTGGTTTGGGACCAGGAACTCTACCGGCATGGATCTGCTGGAACCTTTTGATCTCCAGAAACCAATTGACCTTCCAAAGTTGAACATTCTCACCGATGGAAACCCTATCGAAAGCAATCAAGGAAGCACGAGATTGGTCTTTAGCTCAACTCCCTCACCCAAAACCCCAAACCGGATACCCTAGTATCGCCCAGGATCCGATCAACGACCCATCTCAAGCTTGCATGTATACAGATGCAGCTTGGAACCCTTTGTCGAAACGCGCTGGACTCGGTTGGATCATCGATGATTCTGGATCTACCACAACATATTCAGCGACCTCCCCTTTTGTGGCGTCGCCCCTTATTGCGGAAACTTTGGCTCTTCGAGCAGCCATGATCTCTGCCAACACTCGTGGAATTACCGCTCTCTGTGTCTACTCTGATTCTTTAACCCTCATCAAGTTGGtgaaaaagaaaggaagaaacCTAGAGATCGCTGGAATTCTCaatgacatttatctcttcttcCATAAATTTATTGCTATTCAGTTTAAGCATATCCCTAGAGCTGATAATAATAGAGCTGACTCTATTGCCAAACAGGCTCTAGGATTAATGTATGAACCTTAAGTTTTTCCTATGATTTAAAAGtttgatttacaaaaaaagaaagaaaacaagttACTATTTTAAAACGTTAAGAAAACCGATTGAGTCCATGCCCTCAAACTAATTAATTCATGcaacaagaaaacaataacAATTTATACATAAAACAGTTCAAACATTATTGTACAGCTATATAAAGATGGATCAGAATAAAGTTgtctaaattaaaattttataatggCATACTATATGATAGTCCTGAAGGAAactagttatatttttttttttgtgcacaaacTTCTTCATTGCTAAAGTCAAACGGTTACAACAGAAATAGCAACATCGTACAAACCACGATGTGCGAGCAGATAAACTGAAACCCCGACATATAGTTCAAGGGAATATAAGGATAGAGACACAAACTTAAAAAGTTTGATAAAATGTTATGCAAGATATTGAAGTTGCCACTTACGATCCAAACCAACAAAGACTCAAACTGCACTTCCAAATCTTCAAATAACAAACGATTAGTCACACATACAAGTGACGTCGCAACACTGTCCAAAATCTTGACTCTTAACTGAATGAGAATCGTTGCATCTACCGGCCCCAAGTGGACCTTCACACAAGATGGCAAACGGTTTGGAAATTGGTAACTTTGTCCGGTTTTGATTACCGGGAGATAATCACCTCTTACAAAAAGAGATTTTGGTGGAACAATTATCTCCTTTGAGAAGGAGGATGTGAAGAAAGATCTCTCTCGGCCCTGTCGAGAGGAAGTTTAAATAAACTTATACACAAAGGATAATTTTAAAGGACTATTTGTTTGGAGCTTTGAGAGACTCAGATTTGGAAATGATACTGAACCTTGTCTTGAGATCAAAATATATAGCAATTGACGCACTGGAGATATTTGAATTAAAGCTAACTGATAAGGTACCTCGTTCCAACATTGACGGTGGAGAGCAAATGAATAAGACCGAGCCACCTTTACACCGGTGAAACAACGCAGCAGTTTGACGAGATTTTTCTGAAAGGCAGAACCAGTGGCCAAGAGACTCTCGACGCCAATATTACTGTATCGGAACCAAAGAGCGTTAATGAAACCAGAGTTAAGCTGTTTGTCACCTGAATCTGTCCTGCTATGAAAGTAAAAGCAAACACCGGGCTTCGTAATTGTTGTGAACGGTACTGTCAGTAGGAGGAGATGGATCTTTAGGACTTCCGACAAGAGTAGATTCACCGTGGAAATTGAAGAATAGAGTTCAGAGCCACCAAGGCCCATAGATCTGACGGATGAATCTCGGGAAGCAGAAATAGGGAAGCCTTGTTCACCACATCTCAAAATTTTCCCTGTAGAGAGAGAGGTCAACGCCCAAGAGGACGAAGAAAGCCACAGATCTGATAGTTGTACGTTTGTGGGAGAAGATATAGCAGTATCAGCACAGTAAACAAAAGTCAGATCTAGTAATATTGCAGCTATGACAAACAGAGATGGACTGCAAGTGAGAAACAAGAGCCAACTAGCTTGGATATGGCACTGACGACGGTTTGCACGGCCATGGACAAAAGTGGAGCTAAAGAAACCCAAGTTCAAGACACAAACTTGGAGAAAATCAACAAAAGAAGCATAGAGGAAACTAAAATAGAGAGACGGAGAGGAGACACTACGATGCCGGTGAGCTATAGAGCTGCCGGCGTCGGAATCCATGGCGCTCTAGCTCACCGGCATCGGAATCCATGGCGGAGATAGCGACCTCGATTTGCGTGCTTGGGAGAAGATGAAGCCTTTTCTATGTTCCCATAggaaattagttatatatatcatatgtatAATGCATAAACTCGTACGAAAAGAGATCATTTTAGCTCGGCCACCAGAGTACTATTCGATCTAAAGCACAAACCAACAAGCTAATAGCCTAATACAGAGggtttcattttatatatatttagggtCAATAAACTAATTATGAGACACTTGCGAATTTAAACACGGTACATGTGAGAAGATATTGCAAAATCCATCCATAATACTCCGCAAAATATTGTTCGCAATCGTATAATATACACTTAAGTAGAAACCATGTTCTTGTCCagggttctaaaaatcggtctaggcggcgCCTAGGCCCCCGTCTAGGCAGCAACTCGGTCCTATCCgaaacgattttcttaaaatccgatttataccgatttatatgattcaaattggtttaaactgttctaaatcagttaaaattggtttaaatcgatctaaaattgtctatatatgttaaataaagcaataatattattacaaatctacaaatttgtctactttcttctgttttgtatatctaattttgataactcatcacaataattttataattaaacttaaaaactaaaatatgttatacaaatgtataaaatatataaaataaatcaacaattttCTAACGCCTAGACCTCGCCTAGGCCCCGAATAATCCGCCTAGTCGCTAGTCCTCTATAAAGCGTCTAGTTaccgcctagcgatttttaCAACATTGTTCTTGTCTAGTAATTGTATTACACAATATTTAActtcatattattttaagttAATCATCTTATTACTACCAgatatataatattagaataatgTGAACACCTTAAGTGTATCACATGGTtgcctaaaaatatttaagtgcGTCACATCAAGAGGTGGTCCATCCCGGAAGTAATTATTAGCAAAACCATTGTAATGGATGGAGCCTGGAGGCATCAAATACTAACAAAGAATCTTCAGTACTAGCTAGAGATCATCCTTTTCTGATTAATTGTCAACGCCAAAATAATCAATGTTCCTTGTACCTCTCAGCAAGCACTTGATCATGTTGATCAATATTGTTgttgtgtatatatttaaacatgCTGATCACTTGACCATCTATCCAAACAAACGTCTTTAGAGGTTGAGGAGAAACACTAAAACAAGCAACAATTAATCTCTGCATGCTCGGCTATACAGACGTTTTATTCTGTGAAGAACTGAAATCAATGTATAAACTGTTAAAGAGTATAACCGAGTCAAAGAAGAAATACAGAGTTGGAGGCATATTTTAACAAGAAATTATTTGCAAGACATTTTCAGAGTCTCTGCTACTTGTAATCTTTCTTTCAAACCAATTACTAAGGATACTAGTAGTGCTAAATTAGCTAAACAAGCTAGCTGCAATGACCAGACACCACAGAGCTCTATAATCAAATGGATATCATGCAACTTCATTAATGATATATGTCAAGTGCATCTCAtaataatttgtaattattttaattgcGATGAAGTAGAGGGATAAGTTGGCAAATCAAATAAGCgattaatatgtaaataaactAACTTTCGGCGTAGAGAACGTGAGAAAACAGAAGAACCTGAAAAGCCGAAAGTGACGGGAAAGCCACTAAAAATCTTATGTGCAAGAGAGAATCAATGAACTGAAAAAACTATAAATCCCAAAAAAGCCAATCTCCAGTTCCTGATCTCCCAAAATTCGCTTCTCTATTCGTTTTGCCCCCAccaaataaattttagattctattaatttttaattctgatttttatttgtttttttaagttttggttaCAGAACTTGAATATATACATCCTTCCTCATCATCGTTTGAGCTTCCCAGTATTGGAAcggaaaaaaaaacctaaaaaagaagaagccacagaaaaagaaagaaagaaatcttTGGGAGACccctctttttctctttgcaTGGTTGTTCCTCATCGTTTCCACATATAGCTAAGAGTGATTCAATTCGTTTTCCTCTTCAGGTTAACGATTTATATAATGCACATACACATATGTAAAACATTTTGagatttgtttctattttttttgagaaaattttgatttagtaGATCCTGATCTAATCTGGATTCATTTTTTTGCCAATGAACATCAATCGTGCGTTATAAATATAGGTGGATCTGTTGAGTTTGCTGAAAACTTTTTTAGGTAAAGTGAgcaaaattgtataaaaacttATTATGGATTTGATGATGTTCTTGACATTGATCTAATACTATATGGGTTTGGGAGTTCCCTCTAGCACTTCGTGCTGCAGATTCCATGTACTTTACACTAATGTTTTAGATTTGCACGGAATCTGAGATAAAACATTCCTTCTTGAAAAATACTGCTTTGGACTGTGTTTCTGTGTGAATGTGGGTCCCTGCTTTGGTTGATGATACATACTATTCACTTTGCTTTTTTCACAAATATATACTAACAAGGAGCGCATTACTAATGAttcaaattgatttttatttctctttacaAGTTTCTTTTTCTAGTTTTATAATCTTGATTACAATAGAAGGATTTTTTGTCTGAGTAATgtgtttattcatttttttgataaagtttaCTTATATCGTTAATGCAGCTACAGGGAAAGAAGAAGATCTTATGAGACGCTCCATACCTCATTGAAGAAAACATTACTGTTCTTTAATATTACTTAGGCAGGGCAGATGGATGAAAACAATGCGGCAAAGTTAAGCGGAATCAGGCAGATTGTGAGACTAAAGGAGATTCTACAGAAATGGCAAACTGCAACCATAGGTCCCAAGTCAGATATCGCTCCATTGGCAGCTGGAAAGCAAGCGGCGGCAATGATCTCACCGGTTATCAACAAGAGGCTATTTTCCGTCAAGAATTGTGACTCGGATGAGGAAAACTGCCAAAGCCCTGAGCCTCCCGCTGATGTTCCCAAAGGGTATCTTGCGGTTTATGTTGGACCGGAGCTAAGGAGGTTTATCATACCGACAACTTATCTTAGCCACTCTTTGTTCAAGGTGTTGCTTGAAAAGGCAGAGGAAGAGTTTGGGTTTGATCAGAGCGGTGCGCTCACCATCCCTTGCGAGGTTGAGACTTTCAAGTTCTTG
This is a stretch of genomic DNA from Brassica oleracea var. oleracea cultivar TO1000 unplaced genomic scaffold, BOL UnpScaffold01284, whole genome shotgun sequence. It encodes these proteins:
- the LOC106321175 gene encoding auxin-responsive protein SAUR71-like, which encodes MDENNAAKLSGIRQIVRLKEILQKWQTATIGPKSDIAPLAAGKQAAAMISPVINKRLFSVKNCDSDEENCQSPEPPADVPKGYLAVYVGPELRRFIIPTTYLSHSLFKVLLEKAEEEFGFDQSGALTIPCEVETFKFLIKCMENNPKDYHPDDNSAGDDAVAANED
- the LOC106321174 gene encoding uncharacterized protein LOC106321174, which codes for METLSKAIKEARDWSLAQLPHPKPQTGYPSIAQDPINDPSQACMYTDAAWNPLSKRAGLGWIIDDSGSTTTYSATSPFVASPLIAETLALRAAMISANTRGITALCVYSDSLTLIKLVKKKGRNLEIAGILNDIYLFFHKFIAIQFKHIPRADNNRADSIAKQALGLMYEP